One genomic window of Halovivax cerinus includes the following:
- a CDS encoding pyridoxamine 5'-phosphate oxidase family protein: protein MQGLRWVQLTDEEIDDFLGRGGTGVISFGTEDDEPPASIPVSYGYNATDRAFYFNLSFPPGSRKDGLVDEPVSYVVHEEADGGWRSVVATGRLTDVSEMPYASDAIQGMWAIEIPIVDVFDRPRREISFQHYLLVPDSLSGRKEVPTDD from the coding sequence ATGCAAGGGCTTCGATGGGTCCAGCTGACCGACGAAGAGATCGACGACTTCCTCGGGCGCGGGGGGACGGGGGTCATCTCCTTTGGGACGGAAGACGACGAACCGCCCGCCTCGATCCCGGTCTCCTACGGGTACAACGCGACCGACAGGGCGTTCTACTTCAACCTCTCGTTTCCCCCCGGGAGCCGCAAGGACGGCCTCGTCGACGAACCCGTCTCGTACGTCGTCCACGAGGAGGCAGACGGCGGGTGGCGAAGCGTCGTCGCGACCGGTCGCTTGACGGACGTCTCCGAGATGCCGTACGCCTCGGACGCCATCCAGGGGATGTGGGCGATCGAGATCCCGATCGTCGACGTGTTCGATCGCCCGCGGCGGGAAATCTCCTTCCAGCACTATCTACTCGTTCCCGACTCACTGTCCGGTCGAAAGGAGGTTCCGACGGACGACTGA